The proteins below are encoded in one region of Candidatus Binataceae bacterium:
- a CDS encoding NAD(P)/FAD-dependent oxidoreductase yields the protein MSERNGNGSGPTRRCEVLIAGAGPAGLATALYLLRRRPDLAGKIIALERARHPRPKVCAGGLIPKTLAALDELGLDLDVPAAVVRRGIAVTEAGRVDLPGDDVLCKVIRRDQFDASLARAAVDAGVEIVEECRLLHVAVDAGEARVRAERGEFCAPIMVGADGSGSRVREQLFGARRGSLGRALMLDLPANGDAVEFAQAAYRFDFTCVARGVAGYSWSFPCLVDGRPHLNVGIYEQFTSEQRTNRALLAALAEAFPDLAIDPGARAHYKAFPIRWYDPADRFVAGPVLLVGDAAGIDPLMGEGISFAFEHGKLAAAAIDARLRGDLKALADYDQRLHQGSIARKLRRLHFAARRFYGPHHRWYFRLASLSRATQRIGIDWYNGTHGLDQLSTLALAGKWVRAVLSGRAIS from the coding sequence ATGAGCGAACGTAATGGGAATGGGAGCGGGCCAACACGGCGCTGTGAGGTTCTAATCGCCGGCGCCGGGCCGGCTGGGCTTGCCACCGCGCTTTATTTGTTGCGCCGCCGGCCCGACTTGGCGGGCAAAATCATCGCATTGGAACGAGCTCGCCATCCAAGACCCAAAGTTTGCGCCGGCGGGCTGATCCCCAAGACCTTGGCTGCTCTGGACGAACTGGGCTTGGACCTCGACGTGCCCGCGGCGGTGGTTCGCCGCGGAATCGCCGTCACCGAAGCCGGCCGGGTCGATCTGCCCGGCGACGACGTGCTCTGTAAGGTGATCAGGCGTGACCAGTTCGATGCGTCTTTGGCGCGGGCCGCCGTCGACGCGGGAGTTGAGATCGTCGAGGAGTGCCGTTTGCTACATGTGGCGGTCGACGCTGGCGAGGCCAGGGTGCGAGCCGAACGCGGCGAATTTTGCGCGCCGATAATGGTGGGAGCGGATGGGTCGGGTAGCCGGGTACGCGAACAACTCTTTGGCGCTCGGCGTGGATCGCTGGGCCGGGCCCTGATGCTCGACTTGCCGGCGAACGGCGACGCAGTCGAATTCGCCCAGGCTGCATATCGCTTCGACTTTACCTGCGTGGCGCGGGGAGTCGCGGGCTACTCCTGGTCGTTCCCCTGCCTCGTCGACGGGCGACCACATCTCAACGTTGGAATCTATGAGCAGTTTACCAGCGAGCAGCGAACCAATCGCGCACTTCTCGCGGCTCTGGCGGAAGCTTTTCCCGATCTTGCGATTGATCCCGGGGCGCGAGCGCACTACAAAGCCTTTCCCATTCGCTGGTACGATCCCGCCGATCGCTTTGTCGCGGGTCCGGTGCTGTTGGTAGGAGATGCCGCTGGAATTGATCCGCTAATGGGCGAGGGGATCTCCTTCGCTTTCGAGCACGGCAAACTGGCCGCCGCCGCAATTGACGCTCGTCTGCGCGGTGATTTGAAAGCGCTGGCCGACTACGACCAGCGGTTACATCAGGGTTCGATCGCGCGCAAGCTCCGGCGGCTGCACTTCGCTGCGCGCCGCTTTTACGGGCCGCACCATCGTTGGTATTTTCGGCTTGCGAGTCTCAGCCGGGCCACCCAGCGCATCGGGATCGACTGGTACAACGGGACGCACGGCTTGGACCAACTTTCGACCCTGGCGTTGGCAGGCAAATGGGTGCGGGCGGTTCTAAGCGGACGCGCAATAAGCTAG
- a CDS encoding DegQ family serine endoprotease gives MSKKREVNRMYKLTVAVVGASALIVAVALSDAGAFSLWGSNPTAPQASVAQTAPQQLASSAPAPAGQPEPTERPGVISSFAPLVKRVMPTVVNVSVVQKVEGFGFGGPGDQGDQGDQGDQGGQGGGQGPMPFNPFEGNPFEQFRHFFGQAPHEFKEHGLGSGVIVSPDGYILTNNHVVGNADEIHVILMDKREFTAKVVGKDSKTDLALIKINTKEPLPAAPLGNSDATEVGDWVVAIGNPFGFSLTVTAGIVSAKGRALGGNYDEFIQTDAAINPGNSGGPLFDISGKVVGINTAIYSRTGTSAGIGFAIPIDLAKAVMDQLKLHGKVIRGWLGVEIQEVTPELAQSFGLPKPEGALVASVEKDSPAAKAGLKRGDVIINFDNHPVHEQHELPELVAETPISKTVPVEVIRNGSHLTVQVKVGQLKETQMASAQGEEQGGPGWGLQVGEITPDIQKEFNLTVDKGVVVRQVKPDSPGADAGLQQGDVILEVNHQKVGSIDDFMSKAKQAKNQGKPALLLVQRGDVSLYTVIKTGG, from the coding sequence ATGTCGAAGAAGCGCGAGGTAAATCGCATGTACAAGTTAACGGTGGCCGTTGTCGGTGCCAGCGCCCTGATTGTGGCAGTGGCGCTGAGCGATGCGGGCGCCTTTTCGTTGTGGGGCTCCAACCCAACTGCGCCCCAGGCGTCCGTGGCGCAGACCGCGCCGCAGCAATTGGCTTCCAGTGCGCCGGCGCCAGCCGGGCAGCCCGAGCCCACGGAACGGCCTGGCGTGATCTCCTCCTTCGCGCCGCTGGTCAAGCGGGTGATGCCGACGGTGGTCAATGTCAGCGTGGTACAGAAGGTCGAGGGCTTCGGCTTCGGCGGGCCTGGGGACCAAGGCGACCAGGGCGATCAAGGTGATCAGGGCGGACAGGGGGGTGGCCAGGGACCGATGCCCTTCAATCCGTTCGAGGGTAATCCATTCGAGCAATTCCGCCACTTCTTTGGACAGGCTCCGCACGAATTCAAGGAGCACGGCCTCGGCTCAGGCGTGATTGTGTCGCCCGACGGCTACATCCTGACCAACAACCACGTGGTGGGTAACGCCGACGAAATCCATGTCATCCTGATGGATAAGCGCGAATTCACCGCCAAGGTGGTAGGCAAGGACTCCAAGACCGATCTAGCGCTGATTAAAATCAATACCAAAGAGCCGCTGCCGGCCGCACCGCTGGGCAACTCGGATGCGACCGAGGTGGGCGACTGGGTGGTGGCGATCGGCAATCCCTTCGGCTTTTCGCTGACCGTGACCGCCGGGATCGTCAGTGCCAAGGGACGTGCGCTGGGCGGCAACTACGACGAGTTCATTCAAACTGACGCCGCCATCAATCCAGGCAACTCGGGCGGCCCGCTGTTCGACATCAGCGGCAAGGTGGTTGGAATTAATACCGCGATCTACAGCCGCACTGGGACCAGCGCCGGGATAGGCTTCGCGATTCCAATCGACCTGGCCAAGGCGGTAATGGACCAGCTCAAGCTTCACGGCAAGGTGATTCGTGGCTGGTTGGGAGTTGAAATCCAGGAAGTGACCCCCGAATTGGCCCAGTCCTTCGGCCTGCCCAAGCCCGAAGGCGCTTTGGTGGCCAGCGTCGAGAAGGATAGTCCGGCGGCCAAAGCTGGTCTTAAGCGGGGCGATGTTATCATCAATTTCGATAACCATCCGGTTCATGAGCAGCATGAGCTGCCCGAGTTGGTGGCGGAAACCCCGATCAGCAAGACCGTCCCGGTCGAAGTCATCCGCAACGGTAGTCACCTTACCGTGCAGGTCAAAGTGGGCCAGCTCAAGGAAACCCAGATGGCCAGCGCCCAGGGCGAGGAACAGGGTGGCCCGGGTTGGGGCTTGCAGGTCGGTGAAATCACCCCCGATATCCAGAAGGAGTTCAACCTCACGGTTGATAAAGGCGTGGTGGTCCGCCAGGTCAAGCCCGATAGCCCCGGGGCCGATGCAGGCTTGCAGCAGGGCGACGTGATTTTGGAAGTCAATCATCAAAAGGTCGGGTCCATCGATGACTTCATGTCCAAGGCCAAGCAAGCCAAGAATCAGGGCAAGCCGGCCTTGCTGCTGGTGCAGCGTGGCGACGTATCGCTCTACACGGTGATTAAGACCGGGGGCTGA
- a CDS encoding acetyl-CoA C-acetyltransferase: MPEAVIVSATRTAIGTFGGILAATPATDLAAVVIKAALERAKISPESVDEVILGNVLSAGVGLNPARIAALAAGVGQQVGSYTVNKACGSGLKAVALAASAIRGGEAQVIVAGGMENMSLAPYLLRKARFGYRLGDGALLDSMIADGLQCPITLVHMGVTAENIATRYQISRREQDEFAAQSQSRYFAALHAGKFASEITPVSVTRGKEKIEFKVDEHPRQTSAEAIASLRPAFKADGTVTAANASGINDGAAAVVVMAREAALAAGVRPMAKIRAWAAAGVDPAYMGMGPVPAVDKALSLAGLRREEIGLWELNEAFAAQSLGVLRELKLNQARVNVNGGAIALGHPVGASGARILTTLLYAMADRGERLGVATLCIGGGQGIAMVVEQEV; this comes from the coding sequence ATGCCTGAAGCAGTAATCGTTAGTGCCACGCGAACCGCGATTGGGACCTTCGGCGGTATCCTGGCGGCGACGCCGGCCACCGACCTGGCGGCGGTGGTGATCAAGGCCGCATTGGAGCGGGCTAAAATCTCGCCCGAGTCCGTAGACGAGGTGATCCTGGGCAACGTTTTATCCGCTGGCGTGGGGCTCAACCCGGCTCGTATCGCCGCTTTGGCCGCCGGCGTTGGGCAGCAGGTGGGCAGTTATACCGTCAACAAGGCCTGTGGTTCGGGACTCAAAGCGGTAGCGTTGGCGGCTAGTGCGATTCGAGGGGGCGAAGCCCAGGTGATCGTGGCGGGCGGAATGGAGAACATGAGCTTGGCGCCCTACCTGTTGCGCAAGGCACGCTTCGGCTATCGGTTGGGCGATGGCGCCTTGCTCGACAGTATGATCGCCGACGGCCTGCAATGCCCGATCACGCTGGTTCACATGGGTGTGACCGCGGAAAATATCGCCACTCGTTACCAGATCAGCCGCCGCGAGCAGGATGAGTTCGCGGCGCAAAGCCAAAGTCGCTACTTCGCGGCGCTGCACGCGGGTAAATTCGCGAGCGAAATAACTCCGGTGAGCGTGACTCGGGGCAAGGAGAAGATCGAATTCAAGGTAGATGAGCATCCGCGCCAGACCAGCGCAGAGGCGATTGCCAGCTTGCGGCCGGCTTTCAAGGCCGACGGCACCGTGACTGCTGCCAACGCTTCGGGAATTAACGATGGCGCTGCCGCGGTGGTGGTGATGGCGCGGGAAGCCGCCCTTGCCGCAGGAGTGCGGCCCATGGCCAAGATTCGTGCATGGGCCGCCGCGGGAGTCGATCCCGCCTACATGGGGATGGGCCCCGTGCCAGCGGTTGACAAGGCACTGAGTCTGGCGGGATTGCGGCGCGAGGAGATTGGTTTGTGGGAACTCAACGAGGCATTTGCGGCCCAATCTCTGGGTGTATTGCGTGAACTCAAACTAAATCAGGCCCGGGTCAACGTCAACGGCGGCGCGATCGCCCTGGGCCATCCGGTAGGTGCTAGTGGAGCCCGGATCCTGACCACTTTGCTGTACGCGATGGCCGATCGCGGCGAGCGTCTTGGCGTCGCCACTCTGTGCATCGGTGGTGGCCAAGGTATCGCGATGGTGGTGGAACAGGAGGTTTGA